A segment of the Dunckerocampus dactyliophorus isolate RoL2022-P2 chromosome 19, RoL_Ddac_1.1, whole genome shotgun sequence genome:
TAAGaagtcttatattcaggtcaatactgtattttacacGTCACACCAGACACTCACACATCTAATCATCTGATTTTGGTAAAATATCGGCTTTGCTGGGCTAAGGTGGATAGTCATGTCTACTACTACGGAATTTGCAAAATCTTTGTGAAAGAGGCTATagattgcttttttttggtttttttttagaagtacTCACAGCTTGCAGGCTGCTCTCCAAACCTCCTCATCAGTTGATCATGTGTGAACTTGACAAAGGCATCGTACTGCTCTGTTGAAATCGACAGATGTAGGAAAATGAGATACGACTAATTGTGGGGAAACAAATTGCAACCCATCCCGCATCTTACCTGCTAGTTTTGTTGTAAGAATTTCATCATACTCCGCTCTTATTTTGTCCTCCCGCTCCTTCAGTAGTCTTTCGCAGATCATCCCGACCTGTCTGAGAGAAAATAAGGGCTGCTCTTTCCTGGTGGGAGAGGACGGGCCTGAGCAAGCACCTGCCAGGAGGAACAATCTCACGTTAAATAGAAATGGATGACacagcacagaaaagaaaatgcTTGGCatgccaagcaaagccagtaccAAGTGTCAATTTTCCATGGTTGCAACTGCCACCAGATTAAAATTTTGTAGCTATCGTGGACTGACACTGCTGAGTAAGCACTTTCGCAATATTTTCAACAAGTTTGACAAACCAATTGTATAAGAAACCGTGGCATAACAATATAGACCTGATAGGAAGGATCCACTGGGAATATTCTGAAAGTCCTGAGGAGCAAAACAGTCTACTTGCTGGACCGAACTATCCAGGTTTCGTCTTTTGAGCCGCTTATACTCCTGCTTGATGTTCTGCAGAATTTGCTCTGCAATAGAAACACAAACAGACCAATTTCAGTAATCACTATTTGGCAATCAAAGCATACGTCTTTCCAACATATCTGTGCAAATGCAATCGATCACCcttaatatacatatatatgtgaaAAGGATCTTAACATTACAAAACACGAAGATCTGCAACGAGTTGGAAGTTTTTGGTCAATCATTCTAGCATACAGGGCAAGGAGCTGCTACGCTAGGCTACCGTCGAATAGATTTCAGGTTCAACGcactaaataaaatgttttataaagCTAAAAACAAAAGGCAGTTGTTAATTACCAACCTGTGGTGAGCCTGGAAGACACTTGTCCAAACGGCGAAGGCTCCTGACGGAGATATTTCTGAGGTGAGGAGACAGGAGATCTAATTGGGGTGCACCTCCTCCTCTTGGGGGAACCTTGATTCATTAACGGGTCAAAATCCAGAGTCCTTTTCAGAGTAGCTCCACAAGCCATCACGCTAAAATGCACCTCAAAAGCTCAATGAGAGAAGCTATTTCCGTTATCTGCTAATCTGGGCTACCGGCTTGCAGTGCTATTGCTAGCTAATGTACTGCAGCTAGTACAGAAGCACTCCCGCTTCTTTCCGTTGAAAAATCTCATACGTCTTATCTTCCCAAATATGTTTGGAACCAAACTGACCAAAACAATACGTCTTAGCGATGGCGTATTGTCAGATGAAGGTAGATGTTTCCCTACGTCCGCAAACGAACGACAACGGTGAAAAGCTCACTACCTTTGACTCGTCCAGCGGTTCTCTGGTATACGCATGCGCAGAAACAGAGCAGCAAAGCTGGTACTTGTAGTTCGTATCCCGAACGAGCGTTATTGTTTAACACACCTAAATACTACATTTCCCGATGACCTAAGCGACGTTTTATATTTCAAACTACTTTtgtttggcaaaaaaataacacaaaaggcGGAGAAGTCACTGATAATAAGTGATGATTCACGCTGTGGACACaagttaaaatatgtaaaatgacaatattgttttataatataaatatgtaatagATAAACACAAATAATAGAACAAATGAAATGGTTATGAAATGATTAAAATGGCAAATGTTGGAATAAATTGTCCACTTATAAATTCAAATGTGAACTATAATCTGAATActtttgtgcatttattgacttttttctatttatttctttgctctttaattcaatttaattacGTATCTCCTGACTGCTGCGCCATAGTTTTCAATGCCAGGATTACATTTATATActtgtaatttaatttaaatacttaaaaaaacatttaactaaaataataatacttcaACATttagatatatacatatattgcCACAAAACTAAACTGGGAATTAATTAATCTAGACagcatatgtacagtacaattATAGTAAGAAATGACCATATTTtggatatatttattatatgctttgaacatttttaaaatattgtattCCTGTTACATTATCTGGCTTTTTACATGTGaaataacattttgaaaaataaaacattgctCTGGATCTACATAGATTGGAGTATTTGCTAGATAAGCGAACAAAATCTAGTGTGGACAGATGTTTTCTAGCCTCTCGAGGT
Coding sequences within it:
- the akirin2 gene encoding akirin-2 gives rise to the protein MACGATLKRTLDFDPLMNQGSPKRRRCTPIRSPVSSPQKYLRQEPSPFGQVSSRLTTEQILQNIKQEYKRLKRRNLDSSVQQVDCFAPQDFQNIPSGSFLSGACSGPSSPTRKEQPLFSLRQVGMICERLLKEREDKIRAEYDEILTTKLAEQYDAFVKFTHDQLMRRFGEQPASYVS